The proteins below come from a single Juglans regia cultivar Chandler chromosome 12, Walnut 2.0, whole genome shotgun sequence genomic window:
- the LOC109018971 gene encoding uncharacterized protein LOC109018971 isoform X3 yields MELAIANALSFPSVTSTTEAEDSNHDSLNLYAAVNPRLKKADFSTVTGIIQVLRNILKYLKQDADDHLLEVFLDSVDSCLSNVRWDLLDEIYEGINRGTQKSSSADASYLRNINGLEPRVMFLGMFLQLLCSLVDQIDFMEAASGSIDKHPIHLKIVNLVPKFLYWCLGKQGDYANACIPQYFRHKLLVLMIRLSSQIHLECSILVSWLQLLYTYFQELLWQPITQPESCQDECLEGSPFLLSVSDGEMRALHSRHIQRQAIFLFIKYSFSLISPKADTDKQCECITPNSGLTLTLDLDCCCRKEGLLALSKWFQGHLLAETFLDHELYFERCITFTSSFLQLFLHEDDMLFKMLLQLLGVPFFPEQQGKGNFQDAEEDTLFHVSNLFNPIHLFHLFLLELHYDHQVLLDYLISKDTGISCAEYLLRCLRMICDSWCLFVEFSLDGKGINQSSYKKRKVTLGGSKFLANVTPRLVQNNETCTSVEKECKRDDQYGHKKYITQPFEEAKECLLSLRNSVESLHEKNLFPYNPKVLLKRGVLREYFLLFFPTKGNI; encoded by the exons ATGGAATTGGCCATCGCCAATGCACTATCATTTCCTTCTGTAACATCAACAACTGAAGCTGAAGACTCAAATCATGATTCATTAAACTTATATGCTGCTGTAAATCCTAGACTGAAAAAGGCTGACTTTTCTACAGTGACTGGCATTATTCAAGTTCTACGTAATATCTTGAAGTATTTGAAACAAGACGCTGATGATCACCTTCTTGAGGTGTTTTTAGATTCTGTAGATTCGTGTCTTTCAAATGTGCGTTGGGATCTATTGGATGAGATTTATGAGGGTATAAACAGAGGCACTCAGAAGAGTTCTTCTGCGGATGCTTCATATCTCAGAAACATCAATGGGTTGGAGCCGCGGGTCATGTTTCTTGGAATGTTTCTTCAACTACTCTGTTCCTTGGTTGACCAAATTGATTTCATGGAAGCCGCAAGTGGTTCCATAGATAAGCATCCAATTCATCTTAAAATCGTGAACCTCGTGCCTAAATTCTTATACTGGTGCCTTGGTAAGCAAGGAGATTATGCCAATGCATGCATCCCTCAGTACTTTAGACACAAGTTGTTG GTCCTAATGATCAGGCTTAGTTCTCAAATACATCTGGAATGTTCCATTCTTGTTTCATGGTTGCAACTACTCTATACCTACTTTCAAGAGCTTTTGTGGCAGCCCATAACTCAACCTGAGTCTTGTCAGGATGAGTGTCTAGAAGGTTCTCCATTTTTATTGAGTGTTTCTGATGGAGAAATGCGTGCCTTGCACTCACGCCATATACAGAGGCaggctatttttcttttcataaagtATTCCTTCAGTTTGATCAGTCCGAAAGCAGACACTGACAAGCAATGTGAATGCATAACTCCAAACTCAGGCTTAACCTTAACTTTGGACCTGGACTGTTGCTGTAGAAAGGAGGGCTTATTAGCGCTCTCTAAGTGGTTTCAAGGGCATCTTCTAGCTGAAACATTTCTGGACCATGAATTGTATTTTGAAAGATGTATAACCTTTACCTCATCTTTCCTCCAGTTATTCTTGCATGAG GACGATATGTTGTTTAAAATGCTCTTGCAACTGCTTGGTGTACCTTTCTTCCCAGAGCAACA AGGAAAAGGGAATTTTCAGGATGCAGAGGAGGATACTCTTTTTCATGTTTCAAATCTTTTTAATCCTATACACTTATTCCATCTATTTCTTTTAGAG TTACACTATGATCACCAAGTCCTTCTTGATTACCTTATTTCAAAAGACACAGGAATCAGTTGTGCAGAATATCTTTTAAG GTGCTTGCGTATGATATGTGACTCATGGTGCTTATTTGTGGAATTTTCATTGGATGGGAAAGGCATAAATCAATCATcttacaagaaaagaaaagtgacACTCGGCGGCTCCAAATTTTTGGCAAATGTGACGCCTAGACTTGTGCAAAATAATGAAACTTGTACGTCAGTTGAGAAGGAATGTAAGCGAGACGATCAATATggccataaaaaatatataacacagCCATTTGAAGAAGCCAAGGAGTGTTTGCTTTCATTGAGAAATTCTGTTGAAAGTCTTCACGAGAAGAATCTGTTTCCGTATAATCCAAAAGTGCTTCTGAAACG AGGGGTTTTGAGGGAATACTTTTTGCTCTTTTTTCCCACGAAAGGAAATATTTAA
- the LOC109018971 gene encoding uncharacterized protein LOC109018971 isoform X2, translating into MSDISRLCSLIDKSLGPYTEPQTAVVSLTKENEKAILIALSKVVKEIQLWTRKIDRFSDDGKKVESASSGACSCSCSAHSENDHCLAKIVADLVVLLTFESQYVRHLAGNAISFVSKFLAASEGEWDRFIHFLCVCMELAIANALSFPSVTSTTEAEDSNHDSLNLYAAVNPRLKKADFSTVTGIIQVLRNILKYLKQDADDHLLEVFLDSVDSCLSNVRWDLLDEIYEGINRGTQKSSSADASYLRNINGLEPRVMFLGMFLQLLCSLVDQIDFMEAASGSIDKHPIHLKIVNLVPKFLYWCLGKQGDYANACIPQYFRHKLLVLMIRLSSQIHLECSILVSWLQLLYTYFQELLWQPITQPESCQDECLEGSPFLLSVSDGEMRALHSRHIQRQAIFLFIKYSFSLISPKADTDKQCECITPNSGLTLTLDLDCCCRKEGLLALSKWFQGHLLAETFLDHELYFERCITFTSSFLQLFLHEDDMLFKMLLQLLGVPFFPEQQGKGNFQDAEEDTLFHVSNLFNPIHLFHLFLLELHYDHQVLLDYLISKDTGISCAEYLLRCLRMICDSWCLFVEFSLDGKGINQSSYKKRKVTLGGSKFLANVTPRLVQNNETCTSVEKECKRDDQYGHKKYITQPFEEAKECLLSLRNSVESLHEKNLFPYNPKVLLKRLTRFQELCLKKERYF; encoded by the exons ATGTCCGATATCTCTCGTCTTTGCAGTCTGATCGACAAGTCTCTCGGTCCATACACG GAACCACAGACGGCGGTGGTTTCTTTAACCAAAGAGAATGAGAAAGCGATTCTGATAGCTCTTTCTAAG GTCGTGAAAGAAATTCAGCTTTGGACTCGAAAAATTGATCGCTTTTCTGAcgat GGCAAGAAAGTGGAATCGGCCTCTAGCGGTGCATGTTCATGTAGCTGCAGCGCACACTCCGAGAACGACCACTGTTTGGCTAAGATCGTAGCTGACTTG GTAGTGTTGCTAACTTTCGAGAGCCAGTATGTTCGACATCTGGCAGGAAATGCTATTAGTTTCGTTTCAAAGTTTTTAGCAGCATCT GAAGGTGAATGGGACAGATTCATCCATTTCCTATGCGTTTGCATGGAATTGGCCATCGCCAATGCACTATCATTTCCTTCTGTAACATCAACAACTGAAGCTGAAGACTCAAATCATGATTCATTAAACTTATATGCTGCTGTAAATCCTAGACTGAAAAAGGCTGACTTTTCTACAGTGACTGGCATTATTCAAGTTCTACGTAATATCTTGAAGTATTTGAAACAAGACGCTGATGATCACCTTCTTGAGGTGTTTTTAGATTCTGTAGATTCGTGTCTTTCAAATGTGCGTTGGGATCTATTGGATGAGATTTATGAGGGTATAAACAGAGGCACTCAGAAGAGTTCTTCTGCGGATGCTTCATATCTCAGAAACATCAATGGGTTGGAGCCGCGGGTCATGTTTCTTGGAATGTTTCTTCAACTACTCTGTTCCTTGGTTGACCAAATTGATTTCATGGAAGCCGCAAGTGGTTCCATAGATAAGCATCCAATTCATCTTAAAATCGTGAACCTCGTGCCTAAATTCTTATACTGGTGCCTTGGTAAGCAAGGAGATTATGCCAATGCATGCATCCCTCAGTACTTTAGACACAAGTTGTTG GTCCTAATGATCAGGCTTAGTTCTCAAATACATCTGGAATGTTCCATTCTTGTTTCATGGTTGCAACTACTCTATACCTACTTTCAAGAGCTTTTGTGGCAGCCCATAACTCAACCTGAGTCTTGTCAGGATGAGTGTCTAGAAGGTTCTCCATTTTTATTGAGTGTTTCTGATGGAGAAATGCGTGCCTTGCACTCACGCCATATACAGAGGCaggctatttttcttttcataaagtATTCCTTCAGTTTGATCAGTCCGAAAGCAGACACTGACAAGCAATGTGAATGCATAACTCCAAACTCAGGCTTAACCTTAACTTTGGACCTGGACTGTTGCTGTAGAAAGGAGGGCTTATTAGCGCTCTCTAAGTGGTTTCAAGGGCATCTTCTAGCTGAAACATTTCTGGACCATGAATTGTATTTTGAAAGATGTATAACCTTTACCTCATCTTTCCTCCAGTTATTCTTGCATGAG GACGATATGTTGTTTAAAATGCTCTTGCAACTGCTTGGTGTACCTTTCTTCCCAGAGCAACA AGGAAAAGGGAATTTTCAGGATGCAGAGGAGGATACTCTTTTTCATGTTTCAAATCTTTTTAATCCTATACACTTATTCCATCTATTTCTTTTAGAG TTACACTATGATCACCAAGTCCTTCTTGATTACCTTATTTCAAAAGACACAGGAATCAGTTGTGCAGAATATCTTTTAAG GTGCTTGCGTATGATATGTGACTCATGGTGCTTATTTGTGGAATTTTCATTGGATGGGAAAGGCATAAATCAATCATcttacaagaaaagaaaagtgacACTCGGCGGCTCCAAATTTTTGGCAAATGTGACGCCTAGACTTGTGCAAAATAATGAAACTTGTACGTCAGTTGAGAAGGAATGTAAGCGAGACGATCAATATggccataaaaaatatataacacagCCATTTGAAGAAGCCAAGGAGTGTTTGCTTTCATTGAGAAATTCTGTTGAAAGTCTTCACGAGAAGAATCTGTTTCCGTATAATCCAAAAGTGCTTCTGAAACG TTTGACAAGATTTCAGGAGCTCTGCTTGAAGAAAGAGAGATATTTTTGA
- the LOC109018971 gene encoding uncharacterized protein LOC109018971 isoform X1, whose product MSDISRLCSLIDKSLGPYTEPQTAVVSLTKENEKAILIALSKVVKEIQLWTRKIDRFSDDGKKVESASSGACSCSCSAHSENDHCLAKIVADLVVLLTFESQYVRHLAGNAISFVSKFLAASEGEWDRFIHFLCVCMELAIANALSFPSVTSTTEAEDSNHDSLNLYAAVNPRLKKADFSTVTGIIQVLRNILKYLKQDADDHLLEVFLDSVDSCLSNVRWDLLDEIYEGINRGTQKSSSADASYLRNINGLEPRVMFLGMFLQLLCSLVDQIDFMEAASGSIDKHPIHLKIVNLVPKFLYWCLGKQGDYANACIPQYFRHKLLVLMIRLSSQIHLECSILVSWLQLLYTYFQELLWQPITQPESCQDECLEGSPFLLSVSDGEMRALHSRHIQRQAIFLFIKYSFSLISPKADTDKQCECITPNSGLTLTLDLDCCCRKEGLLALSKWFQGHLLAETFLDHELYFERCITFTSSFLQLFLHEDDMLFKMLLQLLGVPFFPEQQGKGNFQDAEEDTLFHVSNLFNPIHLFHLFLLELHYDHQVLLDYLISKDTGISCAEYLLRCLRMICDSWCLFVEFSLDGKGINQSSYKKRKVTLGGSKFLANVTPRLVQNNETCTSVEKECKRDDQYGHKKYITQPFEEAKECLLSLRNSVESLHEKNLFPYNPKVLLKRGVLREYFLLFFPTKGNI is encoded by the exons ATGTCCGATATCTCTCGTCTTTGCAGTCTGATCGACAAGTCTCTCGGTCCATACACG GAACCACAGACGGCGGTGGTTTCTTTAACCAAAGAGAATGAGAAAGCGATTCTGATAGCTCTTTCTAAG GTCGTGAAAGAAATTCAGCTTTGGACTCGAAAAATTGATCGCTTTTCTGAcgat GGCAAGAAAGTGGAATCGGCCTCTAGCGGTGCATGTTCATGTAGCTGCAGCGCACACTCCGAGAACGACCACTGTTTGGCTAAGATCGTAGCTGACTTG GTAGTGTTGCTAACTTTCGAGAGCCAGTATGTTCGACATCTGGCAGGAAATGCTATTAGTTTCGTTTCAAAGTTTTTAGCAGCATCT GAAGGTGAATGGGACAGATTCATCCATTTCCTATGCGTTTGCATGGAATTGGCCATCGCCAATGCACTATCATTTCCTTCTGTAACATCAACAACTGAAGCTGAAGACTCAAATCATGATTCATTAAACTTATATGCTGCTGTAAATCCTAGACTGAAAAAGGCTGACTTTTCTACAGTGACTGGCATTATTCAAGTTCTACGTAATATCTTGAAGTATTTGAAACAAGACGCTGATGATCACCTTCTTGAGGTGTTTTTAGATTCTGTAGATTCGTGTCTTTCAAATGTGCGTTGGGATCTATTGGATGAGATTTATGAGGGTATAAACAGAGGCACTCAGAAGAGTTCTTCTGCGGATGCTTCATATCTCAGAAACATCAATGGGTTGGAGCCGCGGGTCATGTTTCTTGGAATGTTTCTTCAACTACTCTGTTCCTTGGTTGACCAAATTGATTTCATGGAAGCCGCAAGTGGTTCCATAGATAAGCATCCAATTCATCTTAAAATCGTGAACCTCGTGCCTAAATTCTTATACTGGTGCCTTGGTAAGCAAGGAGATTATGCCAATGCATGCATCCCTCAGTACTTTAGACACAAGTTGTTG GTCCTAATGATCAGGCTTAGTTCTCAAATACATCTGGAATGTTCCATTCTTGTTTCATGGTTGCAACTACTCTATACCTACTTTCAAGAGCTTTTGTGGCAGCCCATAACTCAACCTGAGTCTTGTCAGGATGAGTGTCTAGAAGGTTCTCCATTTTTATTGAGTGTTTCTGATGGAGAAATGCGTGCCTTGCACTCACGCCATATACAGAGGCaggctatttttcttttcataaagtATTCCTTCAGTTTGATCAGTCCGAAAGCAGACACTGACAAGCAATGTGAATGCATAACTCCAAACTCAGGCTTAACCTTAACTTTGGACCTGGACTGTTGCTGTAGAAAGGAGGGCTTATTAGCGCTCTCTAAGTGGTTTCAAGGGCATCTTCTAGCTGAAACATTTCTGGACCATGAATTGTATTTTGAAAGATGTATAACCTTTACCTCATCTTTCCTCCAGTTATTCTTGCATGAG GACGATATGTTGTTTAAAATGCTCTTGCAACTGCTTGGTGTACCTTTCTTCCCAGAGCAACA AGGAAAAGGGAATTTTCAGGATGCAGAGGAGGATACTCTTTTTCATGTTTCAAATCTTTTTAATCCTATACACTTATTCCATCTATTTCTTTTAGAG TTACACTATGATCACCAAGTCCTTCTTGATTACCTTATTTCAAAAGACACAGGAATCAGTTGTGCAGAATATCTTTTAAG GTGCTTGCGTATGATATGTGACTCATGGTGCTTATTTGTGGAATTTTCATTGGATGGGAAAGGCATAAATCAATCATcttacaagaaaagaaaagtgacACTCGGCGGCTCCAAATTTTTGGCAAATGTGACGCCTAGACTTGTGCAAAATAATGAAACTTGTACGTCAGTTGAGAAGGAATGTAAGCGAGACGATCAATATggccataaaaaatatataacacagCCATTTGAAGAAGCCAAGGAGTGTTTGCTTTCATTGAGAAATTCTGTTGAAAGTCTTCACGAGAAGAATCTGTTTCCGTATAATCCAAAAGTGCTTCTGAAACG AGGGGTTTTGAGGGAATACTTTTTGCTCTTTTTTCCCACGAAAGGAAATATTTAA
- the LOC109018970 gene encoding pentatricopeptide repeat-containing protein At3g50420: protein MPPLYEISTLAVLIQKCITITSLRKCRQLHALVLTTATTFDAQTPYLNNNLLSMYARCGSLEESRLVFDKMPHRSLVSFNALIAAYSRVPDHAVSAFEFYGRMGVECLRPNGFTFTSLLQASSSLEDWLAGSLLHSQVVKFGFLNDVCVQTSLLGMYSNCGDLESAKIVFKFINDKDVVAWNSVIYGHLKNDKVKDGLELFGGLVRTGVIPTEFTYSMVLNACSRLGDYRCGQVIHAQVIVSNALVDLPLQNALLDMYCNVGDTQKAFRVFLRMENPDLVSWNSMIAGYSENEEGEGAMALFVKLQELSLPKPDEYTYAAIISATASFLASNNGKPLHAQVTKAGFDTSVFIGSTLVSMYFYNAEVQSAEKVFNMILEKDAVLWTEMIAGHSRMANGESAIKFFNGMCRDGHKIDSFALSGALGACAGLSILKQGEMIHSQVVKRGCDAEMSVCGSLVDMYVKNGDLHSAKSIFSQVSNPDLKCWNSMLGGYSHHGMAMEALQLFEEILNRGLRPDQITFLSLLSACNHGGLVDKGKFLWNLMKENCLSPGLKHYSCMVSLLGRAGLLEEAEEMIVKSPYREDNPELWRTLLSSCVIKRNMRVGIHAAEQVLRLDAEDSATHVLLSNLYAAGGRWDCVAEMRRKIRGLVLEKDPGLSWIEAKNDIHAFSSGDRAHPKVEEAQDELLRLQQNMIRSETEDFDSRIYST from the coding sequence ATGCCACCATTGTATGAGATATCCACCTTGGCCGTCCTCATTCaaaaatgcataacaataaccTCATTGAGAAAATGTCGTCAACTCCACGCCCTCGTCCTAACTACTGCCACAACTTTCGATGCCCAAACTCCCTATCTGAACAACAATCTCCTCTCGATGTATGCGCGGTGTGGCTCACTCGAGGAGTCTCGGTTGGTGTTCGACAAAATGCCTCACAGAAGCCTTGTTTCCTTCAATGCACTCATCGCGGCTTACTCTCGAGTCCCGGACCATGCAGTTTCAGCCTTCGAATTTTATGGGCGAATGGGAGTTGAGTGCCTGAGGCCAAACGGTTTTACTTTCACGAGCTTGCTACAAGCATCTTCTTCGCTTGAGGATTGGTTGGCTGGCTCTTTGCTTCATTCCCAAGTTGTAAAGTTTGGATTCTTGAATGATGTTTGCGTTCAAACCTCCCTACTTGGGATGTATTCGAATTGTGGGGATTTGGAATCTGCGAAAATAGTTTTCAAGTTTATAAACGATAAAGATGTCGTGGCTTGGAATTCTGTAATATATGGGCACTTAAAGAATGATAAAGTGAAGGATGGGCTTGAGCTCTTTGGTGGGTTGGTGAGGACGGGTGTTATTCCAACCGAGTTTACGTATTCAATGGTTTTAAATGCATGTAGCAGATTGGGAGATTATCGTTGCGGGCAAGTTATTCATGCCCAAGTTATCGTTTCAAACGCACTAGTTGATTTGCCTTTGCAAAATGCCCTGCTTGACATGTATTGTAATGTTGGTGATACCCAAAAAGCATTCCGTGTCTTTCTTAGAATGGAAAATCCAGATTTAGTTTCATGGAACTCAATGATTGCTGGGTACTCAGAGAATGAGGAAGGAGAAGGGGCCATGGCCCTTTTTGTCAAGTTGCAGGAATTGTCTCTTCCTAAGCCAGATGAGTATACTTATGCAGCCATCATATCAGCGACTGCTTCATTTCTAGCCTCAAATAATGGGAAACCTCTCCATGCCCAAGTTACAAAAGCAGGATTTGATACGAGTGTCTTTATAGGAAGTACCCTAGTGTCCATGTATTTCTACAATGCTGAAGTTCAATCGGCCGAAAAGGTctttaatatgattttagagAAGGATGCTGTTCTCTGGACTGAAATGATTGCAGGTCATTCTAGAATGGCTAATGGGGAGAGCGCAATTAAATTCTTCAATGGAATGTGTCGGGATGGCCATAAGATTGATAGTTTTGCTCTCAGTGGAGCATTGGGTGCATGTGCAGGCCTTTCAATATTGAAACAAGGTGAAATGATTCACTCCCAGGTAGTCAAAAGGGGATGTGATGCTGAAATGTCTGTATGTGGTAGTTTGGTAGACATGTATGTCAAAAATGGTGACCTTCATTCtgctaaatcaatattttcccaAGTTTCAAACCCTGATTTGAAGTGCTGGAACTCGATGCTTGGAGGATATAGTCACCATGGAATGGCAATGGAGGCATTGCAGCTCTTCGAAGAGATTCTAAATCGTGGTTTAAGACCAGATCAAATAACATTTCTGTCTCTTCTCTCAGCTTGTAACCACGGTGGGTTGGTGGATAAAGGAAAGTTCCTGTggaatttaatgaaggaaaattgTTTATCACCGGGCCTTAAGCACTACTCTTGCATGGTAAGTTTGCTGGGTCGAGCTGGACTATTGGAGGAGGCAGAGGAAATGATAGTCAAATCACCTTACAGAGAAGATAATCCGGAACTGTGGAGAACTTTGCTAAGCTCATGTGTCATCAAAAGAAATATGAGAGTAGGAATTCATGCAGCAGAACAAGTTCTAAGATTAGATGCAGAAGACAGTGCAACCCATGTCCTTCTTTCTAATCTTTATGCTGCAGGAGGGAGATGGGATTGTGTTGCAGAAATGAGACGAAAGATACGAGGATTGGTGTTGGAAAAGGATCCTGGGCTTAGCTGGATTGAGGCCAAGAATGATATTCATGCATTTTCCTCTGGGGACAGAGCACACCCCAAGGTCGAAGAAGCCCAAGATGAACTGCTCAGGCTACAGCAGAACATGATTAGGTCGGAAACTGAAGATTTTGATTCGAGAATCTATTCTACGTAG